From a region of the Buteo buteo unplaced genomic scaffold, bButBut1.hap1.1 HAP1_SCAFFOLD_135, whole genome shotgun sequence genome:
- the LOC142028067 gene encoding uncharacterized protein LOC142028067, which yields MRPLIKTETIDNGQIGRAPHVTIKTIPYSATELSKIQEKYIRLAKETETEYVWRVSLTGGDRILLSEDEAQGYWGPGVFLTTDDPREPWSLTQRAAYWAGGIDQMERGEPTRIDTPSINQLTESLQKTACLQLMHDRRLVPQQPSPMLLNANPDRMTPLIRGLPDPLKLYAVQLQDRLRDAIAPRGGRRNAGGALTWGEVAQELINYGRRMGLTREESRAKPAIRRIEGPGRPPPSKTVNTKKPYGGQRNLLWAEGIEKGIPRDVMDGLPTSVLEKLVLGWKDKNKEPPHTELNIRDYKGVNPQSLVTPTPQTPTAPEESMTVCRTGNQTRRPQ from the coding sequence ATGAGGccattaattaaaacagaaaccatCGATAATGGCCAAATTGGCAGAGCACCACACGTGACCATTAAGACGATACCATACTCTGCCACTGAATTAtctaaaattcaggaaaagtaTATCCGACTAGCAAAGGAGACCGAAACAGAATATGTGTGGAGGGTGTCATTAACTGGTGGTGACCGGATTTTATTGTCAGAAGATGAAGCCCAAGGATATTGGGGGCCTGGAGTGTTCCTAACTACTGATGATCCTAGGGAACCATGGTCTCTGACGCAGCGGGCAGCTTACTGGGCAGGGGGAATAGACCAAATGGAACGGGGAGAACCAACACGGATAGACACCCCTTCTATAAATCAGTTAACCGAGAGCTTACAGAAAACTGCTTGTCTCCAATTAATGCATGATAGGCGATTAGTGCCACAACAGCCCTCTCCGATGTTGTTAAATGCCAATCCTGATAGAATGACTCCTCTAATCAGGGGTTTACCAGATCCTTTGAAGTTATATGCTGTTCAGCTGCAGGATAGATTACGTGATGCGATAGCACCTAGAGGAGGGAGGCGAAATGCAGGAGGGGCCCTGACCTGGGGAGAAGTGGCACAGGAATTGATTAACTACGGCCGGAGAATGGGTCtcacaagggaagaaagcagggcTAAGCCTGCTATCCGCCGAATAGAAGGACCTGGCCGACCTCCCCCATCTAAGACTGTAAACACCAAAAAGCCATATGGGGGTCAGCGGAACTTGTTGTGGGCAGAAGGGATAGAAAAGGGAATTCCCCGGGATGTGATGGATGGCTTGCCCACCTCTGTCCTAGAAAAATTGGTCCTAGGatggaaagacaaaaacaagGAGCCCCCCCATACTGAGTTAAACATTCGAGACTATAAGGGGGTGAATCCGCAGTCGCTGGTAACTCCCACTCCCCAAACACCTACTGCTCCAGAGGAAAGTATGACTGTTTGCAGGACGGGAAACCAGACACGCCGTCCCCAGTAA